One Bdellovibrio bacteriovorus str. Tiberius DNA segment encodes these proteins:
- a CDS encoding trypsin-like serine peptidase, giving the protein MNVWKAALAGALIMNLVGCGGGSAPSAFVNTDGTLTQGVIYGEDSIQEVSTHTRNTRANVALVHSDKWNEIMKGDAAWTVDEIYGTGQQLPWSDQESKAFCSGTLVAPKMVLTAGHCFTEDHTCENTVFVFNDEQKMEGATARKGWQCKQIVAQKNDFQSGLDYALVEVSMPKDEVEPVVMSTIASVVGDSVYSIGYPLGSLKKTAQGKVRSVNEMGSLETNLDVFVGNSGSPVFDSKTHDLIGILHGGEDDFQPESEDGSVQIMKCAEDGCKGEFVIPIQKIVADIEKQK; this is encoded by the coding sequence ATGAATGTGTGGAAGGCCGCCCTTGCCGGGGCCCTTATCATGAATCTTGTCGGGTGCGGAGGAGGCTCTGCACCTTCGGCATTTGTAAACACTGATGGGACACTGACCCAGGGTGTGATTTATGGCGAGGATTCCATTCAGGAGGTTTCCACTCACACCCGCAACACCCGGGCCAACGTGGCTCTGGTTCATTCTGACAAATGGAACGAGATTATGAAGGGTGATGCTGCGTGGACCGTGGATGAAATCTACGGAACCGGTCAGCAGCTTCCCTGGAGTGATCAGGAATCCAAGGCCTTTTGTTCCGGAACTTTGGTGGCGCCGAAGATGGTCCTGACTGCAGGACATTGCTTCACTGAAGATCATACCTGTGAAAACACCGTATTTGTATTTAATGACGAGCAAAAGATGGAAGGGGCCACCGCCCGCAAGGGCTGGCAGTGCAAGCAGATCGTAGCGCAGAAAAATGACTTCCAGAGCGGCTTGGACTATGCCCTGGTTGAAGTGTCCATGCCCAAGGACGAAGTTGAACCCGTCGTCATGTCGACTATTGCGTCGGTCGTCGGCGATTCTGTTTACTCTATCGGTTATCCACTGGGCAGCCTTAAAAAAACCGCGCAGGGCAAAGTGCGCAGCGTGAATGAAATGGGATCTTTAGAGACCAATCTGGATGTTTTCGTCGGAAACTCGGGTTCTCCGGTGTTTGACAGCAAAACTCATGATTTGATCGGAATCCTGCACGGTGGTGAAGATGACTTCCAGCCGGAGAGCGAAGATGGCTCTGTTCAGATCATGAAATGCGCAGAGGACGGCTGTAAGGGCGAATTCGTCATTCCTATTCAGAAAATTGTGGCCGATATTGAGAAACAGAAGTAA
- the abc-f gene encoding ribosomal protection-like ABC-F family protein codes for MLLINTHKLEKSFAGKTLFKNVSLGIEEGERVGLVGPNGAGKSTLLKILAGTMTPDSGDVTAKKGLRLGYLEQTPTFKKDETILDAVLSKAEDPHEAIGSAYEWIARLELTQFGENFLVSELSGGWKKRVALARELVRDPELLLLDEPTNHLDVSSIMWLEDFLSRAPFATLIITHDRLFLQRTVNKIFDLDPKNPNYLISTTGGYLEYLEEKAILLAGQEQKELAMKNTLRRETEWLRRGAKARLTKQKARIDRAGTLKEDVEELSAKNAARKVKIEFKETDRNPQKLIEVDHVTKAYDGRVLFTDFSYLVTPKTRLALLGDNGSGKSTLIRMLLQQEAPTSGRVVQADKLKIAYFEQNRETLKPKESVLKNICPDGDYVHYQGQYVFARSYLERFLFNRQQMDLPVEKLSGGEQSRLRLAQLMLNEAQVLILDEPTNDLDVATLTVLEDSLKEFTGAVILVTHDRFFMDQVASDILALHKNLDGSTSMERFAGYLQWEEWFEEQKELQAQELKKEKKAEKSAGKPVKLSFKEKFELENMEANIFEMEEKLSNLQIEAGKPEVVSQASKVQELFAEISSLQSKVEAAYARWAELEKKSKGQA; via the coding sequence ATGCTTCTCATCAATACACATAAGCTCGAAAAATCCTTTGCGGGGAAAACCCTGTTTAAAAACGTCTCTTTGGGCATTGAAGAGGGCGAACGCGTGGGCCTGGTCGGTCCTAATGGGGCCGGCAAATCCACTTTGCTGAAAATTCTGGCGGGCACCATGACTCCGGATTCCGGGGACGTGACTGCGAAAAAGGGTTTGCGTCTGGGGTATCTGGAACAAACGCCCACTTTCAAAAAAGATGAAACCATTCTGGATGCGGTGTTAAGCAAGGCGGAGGATCCTCACGAAGCCATTGGTTCGGCTTACGAGTGGATCGCTCGTCTGGAGCTGACTCAGTTCGGAGAAAACTTTCTGGTCAGCGAACTTTCCGGGGGCTGGAAAAAACGCGTGGCTTTGGCGCGTGAACTGGTGCGCGATCCTGAATTGTTGTTGCTGGATGAGCCGACGAATCACCTGGACGTGTCCAGTATCATGTGGCTGGAGGATTTCCTTAGCCGTGCGCCGTTTGCGACTTTGATCATCACGCACGACCGTTTGTTCCTGCAAAGAACTGTGAACAAGATTTTTGACCTTGATCCGAAAAATCCCAACTATCTGATTTCCACCACGGGTGGCTATCTGGAATATCTTGAGGAAAAGGCGATCTTGCTGGCCGGGCAGGAGCAGAAAGAGCTTGCGATGAAGAACACTCTTCGTCGTGAAACGGAATGGCTGCGTCGGGGAGCGAAAGCCCGTCTGACCAAACAGAAGGCCCGTATTGATCGTGCCGGCACTTTGAAAGAAGACGTCGAAGAGCTTTCTGCGAAGAATGCCGCCCGCAAAGTAAAAATTGAATTCAAAGAAACCGATCGCAATCCGCAGAAGCTGATTGAAGTCGATCATGTCACGAAAGCTTATGATGGCCGTGTGTTGTTCACTGATTTCAGTTATCTGGTGACGCCGAAAACACGTTTGGCATTGCTGGGGGACAACGGTTCGGGCAAGTCCACGCTGATCCGCATGCTGCTTCAGCAGGAAGCGCCGACCTCGGGTCGTGTGGTTCAGGCAGACAAGCTGAAGATTGCCTATTTTGAGCAAAACCGTGAAACGCTGAAGCCGAAAGAATCCGTTCTGAAAAACATCTGTCCTGACGGGGATTACGTCCACTATCAGGGCCAGTATGTATTTGCGCGCAGTTATCTGGAAAGATTCCTGTTCAACCGCCAGCAAATGGATCTGCCGGTGGAAAAACTGTCAGGTGGCGAGCAAAGCCGTCTGCGTTTGGCGCAGCTGATGCTGAACGAAGCCCAAGTGCTGATTCTGGATGAACCGACCAATGACCTGGACGTGGCAACCCTGACCGTGTTGGAGGATTCTTTAAAAGAATTCACCGGCGCTGTGATTCTGGTCACGCACGATCGTTTCTTTATGGATCAGGTGGCTTCCGACATTCTGGCATTGCACAAGAATCTGGATGGTTCCACTTCGATGGAACGTTTTGCCGGTTATCTGCAATGGGAAGAATGGTTCGAGGAACAAAAAGAACTGCAGGCTCAGGAACTAAAAAAAGAAAAGAAAGCTGAAAAGTCGGCGGGCAAACCCGTGAAGCTTTCCTTCAAGGAAAAGTTCGAGCTGGAAAACATGGAAGCCAACATTTTTGAAATGGAAGAAAAGTTGTCAAATCTGCAGATCGAAGCGGGCAAGCCCGAAGTGGTCAGCCAGGCTTCCAAGGTGCAGGAACTTTTCGCCGAGATTTCATCTTTGCAAAGCAAAGTCGAAGCCGCTTATGCCCGCTGGGCTGAGCTGGAAAAAAAGTCCAAAGGCCAAGCTTAA